In Methanocorpusculum vombati, a genomic segment contains:
- a CDS encoding HD domain-containing protein — protein sequence MPKQIKDPVHGYIEVPAEILPLVDSPALQRLHHIRQLGFAYLVYPGANHTRFEHSLGAMHLASLLCRRLDFDKVQTRTICCAALLHDIGHGPYSHASERLMQEYTQFSHDDIREQLNQPALAAQLEKNAVSPDEVAALISGSHRYAGIIHGDLDVDRMDYLLRDAHYTGAPYGNFDAERLTKSLAIVADTLVLNESGISAAESLLIARTLMGPSVYYHHACRIAEEMFLLACRRHFGDNTDAVREFLTLDDVTATALLLNSPEPITRDLMIRIRTRNLYKRAVYAGRELVDRDHLPHTASGIERMHTAIAETAGVSPDKIILDIPPLRKEMKMDVKVRNHHDLVPFEEIVPMIAMMNATRQGQWRLGVYAPADLREKVGDAAREVLALRRATKQHKLTGII from the coding sequence ATGCCAAAACAGATCAAAGACCCGGTCCATGGATATATAGAAGTCCCTGCAGAAATTCTGCCGCTGGTAGACTCACCGGCACTGCAGCGTCTTCACCACATCCGGCAGCTGGGCTTTGCATATCTGGTGTATCCCGGAGCAAACCATACCCGGTTTGAACACTCTCTTGGAGCGATGCACCTCGCATCTCTTTTATGCAGACGCCTCGACTTTGACAAAGTACAAACGCGGACAATCTGTTGCGCCGCACTCCTGCATGACATCGGCCACGGCCCATACTCGCATGCAAGCGAGCGGCTGATGCAGGAGTACACACAGTTTTCGCATGATGACATTCGCGAACAGCTGAATCAGCCTGCACTTGCGGCGCAGCTGGAAAAAAATGCCGTAAGCCCGGACGAGGTCGCAGCCCTCATCTCCGGCAGCCACCGGTATGCCGGCATCATTCACGGCGACCTTGACGTGGACCGGATGGACTATCTCCTGCGGGACGCTCACTATACCGGAGCTCCGTACGGTAACTTCGATGCGGAACGGCTGACAAAATCCCTCGCGATTGTTGCGGACACCCTTGTCCTCAATGAGTCCGGCATCTCGGCAGCCGAGTCGCTACTGATCGCACGGACACTGATGGGCCCGTCCGTCTATTATCATCATGCCTGCCGGATCGCAGAAGAGATGTTTCTGCTTGCATGCCGCAGACATTTCGGAGACAACACGGACGCGGTCCGGGAGTTTCTTACCCTGGATGATGTGACCGCAACCGCCCTTCTGCTCAACTCTCCGGAACCCATCACCCGCGACCTGATGATCCGTATCCGTACGCGAAACCTCTATAAGAGAGCAGTCTATGCCGGACGCGAACTCGTGGACCGCGACCATCTGCCGCATACCGCAAGCGGCATTGAACGCATGCACACCGCAATCGCGGAGACCGCAGGAGTGTCTCCGGACAAGATCATCCTCGACATTCCGCCTCTGCGAAAGGAGATGAAGATGGATGTGAAGGTGCGTAATCACCATGACCTTGTGCCGTTTGAGGAGATCGTCCCGATGATAGCCATGATGAACGCCACCCGTCAGGGACAGTGGCGGCTCGGCGTGTACGCACCCGCCGACCTTCGCGAGAAGGTCGGCGACGCCGCACGCGAGGTACTCGCACTGCGGCGTGCAACAAAACAACATAAACTCACAGGTATAATATAA
- a CDS encoding UbiX family flavin prenyltransferase, whose amino-acid sequence MKRIVVGVTGASGTLYAKRLIEALTKTDGIEVYLIISDTARTVARLEEVDLSGYPVHYEENCDLSAGIASGSFLFDAMVVIPCSMKSLAAIANGYSTTLIARAADVALKERRKLILVPRETPYSRVHLTNMLAAHDAGAVILPASPPLYTHPQTIADLADLIAARVLDHCGIPHTIGSRWKE is encoded by the coding sequence ATGAAGCGGATCGTTGTCGGAGTCACCGGAGCTTCCGGGACGCTGTACGCAAAGCGGCTGATCGAAGCCCTCACAAAAACGGACGGCATCGAGGTGTATCTGATCATCTCCGACACCGCAAGAACCGTCGCACGTCTGGAAGAGGTGGACCTTTCCGGCTACCCCGTGCATTACGAGGAGAACTGCGATCTCTCCGCGGGGATAGCCAGCGGATCGTTTTTGTTTGATGCCATGGTTGTCATTCCGTGCAGTATGAAGAGCCTTGCAGCAATTGCAAACGGCTACTCAACAACCCTGATAGCCCGTGCGGCGGACGTAGCCCTCAAAGAGCGGCGGAAACTGATCCTCGTGCCGCGGGAGACACCGTACTCCCGCGTGCATCTGACCAATATGCTTGCCGCCCACGATGCAGGAGCGGTTATCCTGCCCGCTTCCCCTCCGCTGTACACACATCCGCAGACGATTGCCGATCTCGCAGACCTGATCGCCGCCCGCGTACTGGATCACTGCGGAATACCCCACACTATTGGATCACGGTGGAAAGAATGA
- a CDS encoding UbiD family decarboxylase, which translates to MRDFIKRMIAEGLAEEISEPVSSVYEAPKRAFFSKKMLYFHNCDGHKCVMNAIADRKSLSVALGIPEERLVKTLAACTYAGKTHDAGPLTFVPAKLSALPIMKHFPKDAGRYLTSGIVFSAWDGVENASIHRMEVLDDTHLIGRIVEGRHTYKLLQQAKAAGEKLPVAIVIGAHPAVTFAACTRVPEGKEMAYAAEILQQDMPLYACPNGIRVPDAEIVLYGYMTADLHEEGPFVDISGTYDPVRMQPVIELEGMACKPDFIYHGIVPAGAEHKMLMGAPYEPRIYQAAANVTNVRDVFLTPGGAGYFHAVVQIKKMTNGDGKNVIMAAFAAHTSLKHVVVVDEDINIYDPNDVEFAIATRVRADQDVMIISGVRGSSLDPCRIGDGMNVKMGIDATMQLGHEDEFIRADWNE; encoded by the coding sequence ATGAGAGATTTTATCAAACGAATGATTGCCGAAGGACTGGCTGAGGAGATATCCGAACCGGTCTCGTCGGTATATGAAGCGCCGAAGCGGGCATTTTTCAGTAAAAAAATGCTCTACTTCCACAACTGCGACGGACACAAATGTGTGATGAACGCGATCGCGGACCGCAAAAGCCTCTCGGTCGCACTGGGCATTCCGGAGGAGAGACTCGTCAAAACGCTTGCCGCATGCACGTACGCAGGGAAAACCCATGACGCAGGCCCGCTGACCTTCGTTCCGGCAAAGCTCTCCGCGCTTCCGATCATGAAACACTTCCCCAAAGACGCAGGCCGCTATCTTACCTCCGGCATTGTGTTTTCCGCGTGGGACGGTGTGGAGAACGCATCGATTCACCGCATGGAAGTTCTCGACGATACGCATCTGATCGGAAGAATCGTGGAAGGCCGTCACACCTACAAGCTGCTCCAGCAGGCAAAGGCTGCGGGTGAAAAGCTGCCGGTCGCAATCGTGATCGGCGCACATCCTGCGGTGACCTTTGCCGCATGTACCCGGGTTCCGGAAGGAAAGGAGATGGCGTACGCGGCAGAGATTCTCCAACAGGACATGCCTCTTTATGCATGCCCGAACGGTATCCGTGTCCCGGACGCAGAGATTGTACTCTATGGGTACATGACCGCAGACCTGCATGAGGAAGGTCCGTTTGTGGACATCAGCGGTACGTATGATCCCGTCCGCATGCAGCCGGTAATTGAACTTGAAGGAATGGCCTGCAAGCCGGACTTCATCTATCACGGCATTGTGCCTGCCGGAGCGGAACACAAGATGCTGATGGGCGCACCCTACGAACCGCGGATTTATCAGGCGGCAGCAAACGTGACAAACGTCCGCGATGTGTTTCTCACGCCGGGCGGAGCGGGCTACTTCCATGCGGTGGTGCAGATAAAAAAGATGACCAACGGCGACGGCAAGAATGTGATCATGGCCGCGTTTGCGGCGCACACCTCACTCAAACATGTGGTGGTCGTGGACGAGGACATCAACATCTATGATCCAAACGATGTGGAGTTTGCCATTGCAACCCGCGTCCGGGCGGATCAGGATGTGATGATCATCTCCGGCGTTCGCGGCTCGTCGCTCGATCCCTGCCGGATCGGTGACGGCATGAACGTGAAGATGGGAATCGATGCAACAATGCAGCTCGGGCACGAGGATGAATTTATCCGTGCAGACTGGAATGAATAA
- a CDS encoding aconitase X catalytic domain-containing protein, with protein MELDTYDQALLDGEYGESRQKMMEILLALGKIYDAERFIPVKSVQVSGASFKTIGDAGLEWLSSIDAKAVVPAFLNPIGMPRNGWEELGIPQSFAEKQIQVNEAYMRLGIRPTCTCTPYYFSIVERGDHLAWSESSAVSYANSVLGARTNREGGPSALASALTGKTPEYGLHIVKNRLPQIEFRLDDPEAAKKWTNAEYGALGVVAGAIAGNRIPLFMGLRPNRDMLKSLGAAMAASGAVALYHVNEITPETRFPFFKQHIAEDEREVVTIEVADVLDVFKETEVSAVAIGCPHLSREEVARVAELLAGKKTVMPFYVFVAEEMRASCAEELAVIARSGAKIVPDTCMVVSPLMDHAGTVMTSSGKAFSYLPGMCGVTPRMGTLEECVRVGCGE; from the coding sequence ATGGAACTGGATACGTACGATCAGGCGCTGCTGGATGGCGAGTACGGCGAGAGCCGTCAGAAAATGATGGAGATTCTGCTGGCGCTCGGCAAGATTTACGATGCGGAACGATTTATTCCGGTAAAGAGTGTGCAGGTTTCCGGAGCGTCGTTCAAGACGATCGGCGATGCCGGTCTTGAGTGGTTATCGAGCATCGATGCAAAAGCAGTGGTGCCGGCATTCCTCAATCCGATCGGTATGCCCCGGAACGGCTGGGAAGAGCTCGGCATCCCGCAGAGTTTTGCGGAGAAGCAGATTCAGGTGAACGAGGCGTATATGCGGCTCGGCATCAGGCCGACCTGCACCTGTACGCCGTACTACTTCAGTATCGTGGAACGCGGCGATCACCTTGCGTGGTCGGAGAGTTCGGCGGTCAGCTACGCGAACTCGGTGCTCGGCGCACGGACGAACCGCGAGGGCGGGCCGTCCGCGCTTGCCTCAGCGCTGACCGGCAAGACACCGGAGTACGGCCTGCATATTGTGAAGAATCGTCTGCCGCAGATCGAGTTCCGGCTGGATGATCCAGAGGCGGCAAAGAAGTGGACGAACGCCGAGTACGGAGCGCTCGGTGTGGTTGCCGGTGCGATTGCCGGGAACCGTATCCCGCTGTTTATGGGGCTTCGACCGAACCGCGATATGCTGAAAAGTCTCGGTGCAGCAATGGCTGCGTCCGGCGCGGTTGCGCTGTATCATGTGAATGAGATTACGCCGGAGACGCGGTTCCCGTTCTTCAAGCAGCATATTGCCGAGGACGAGCGCGAGGTGGTGACGATTGAGGTCGCGGACGTGCTGGATGTGTTCAAAGAGACGGAGGTCTCTGCGGTTGCGATCGGCTGTCCTCACCTTTCCCGCGAGGAGGTTGCCCGTGTTGCGGAACTCCTTGCCGGTAAAAAGACGGTGATGCCGTTTTATGTGTTCGTCGCCGAGGAGATGCGGGCCTCCTGTGCAGAGGAGCTTGCGGTGATCGCAAGGTCCGGTGCAAAGATTGTGCCTGACACCTGCATGGTGGTCTCGCCTCTGATGGATCATGCGGGAACGGTCATGACCAGCTCCGGCAAGGCGTTTTCCTATCTGCCGGGTATGTGCGGTGTCACTCCTCGGATGGGAACGCTTGAGGAGTGCGTCCGGGTAGGATGTGGTGAGTAA
- a CDS encoding site-2 protease family protein, with protein sequence MSFLEKISPFERRDLLFAWFCLAVAFTLGISGGLALITDVGKISVNMLVMTFVVAVVTVGLSFVLHELAHKFVAIRYGYWAEFRKNTQMLLIAVVVAVITGIVFAAPGATLINTAGREMTKKENGIISLAGPLTNLILAVPFLACLIAGVLLGGASISVFTFPGFLFYLGMIGFQVNAMLAFFNMLPVGPLDGRKILRWNAVVFVALIAVSLLVLYVSLQPGMFVALLL encoded by the coding sequence ATGAGTTTTCTGGAAAAAATATCTCCGTTTGAGCGGCGTGATCTCCTGTTCGCCTGGTTCTGTCTGGCGGTCGCGTTTACGCTCGGTATCTCCGGCGGTCTTGCGCTGATCACGGATGTCGGCAAAATCTCGGTGAATATGCTGGTGATGACCTTCGTTGTTGCGGTGGTGACGGTAGGGCTTTCGTTCGTGCTGCACGAACTCGCCCACAAATTTGTGGCAATCCGATACGGGTACTGGGCAGAGTTCCGCAAGAATACGCAGATGCTGTTGATCGCGGTTGTGGTTGCGGTCATTACGGGTATTGTGTTTGCCGCGCCGGGAGCAACGCTGATCAATACCGCCGGACGCGAGATGACGAAGAAGGAGAACGGTATTATTTCTCTTGCAGGGCCGCTGACGAATCTTATTCTTGCAGTTCCGTTCCTTGCGTGCCTGATTGCAGGTGTCCTGCTCGGCGGCGCATCGATCAGTGTGTTCACCTTCCCGGGATTCCTGTTCTATCTGGGCATGATAGGATTCCAGGTGAATGCGATGCTCGCGTTCTTCAACATGCTGCCGGTCGGTCCCCTGGACGGCAGAAAAATCCTCCGCTGGAACGCGGTGGTATTTGTTGCCCTGATTGCAGTGTCGCTTCTTGTCCTCTACGTCTCGCTGCAGCCGGGAATGTTTGTTGCCCTGCTGCTCTGA